A single Blastococcus colisei DNA region contains:
- a CDS encoding MFS transporter has product MTGQRLHRPTRRLRHARFAVAACFFLNAVFYANLVPRLPEIKAELGLSNSALGAALAALPLGALVAGLSSAALIRRFTSARVATGGLVLLGLSLWVVALAPNWPALAAALLVAGALDAVVDVAQNAHGLRVQRLYRRSILNGFHGIWSIGAVSGGLLGSLAAGLRIPLVVHLGASALVFGALALLAFRALLPGDDEADREDGPLPTGEATPAVVPATGRRAVVLALAALGFLAACGAFVEDAGASWSALYLRTELAAGAATAGLGFVALQGAMTVGRLTGDRVVDRFGQRRVAQVGGAVIAGGMGLALALPSVATTLVGFALAGLGVATLIPAVYHAADELPRLRRGTGLAVINWLLRIGFLLSPPLIGVLADATSRRAALLTVVAAGLGALLLGGALRSRAAAPG; this is encoded by the coding sequence GTGACCGGCCAGCGACTGCACCGCCCTACCCGCCGATTGCGCCACGCGCGGTTCGCGGTGGCCGCCTGCTTCTTCCTCAACGCCGTCTTCTACGCCAACCTGGTGCCGCGGCTGCCGGAGATCAAGGCCGAGCTCGGGCTGAGCAACTCCGCCCTCGGTGCGGCACTCGCGGCACTCCCGCTCGGGGCGCTCGTAGCCGGGCTCTCCTCGGCCGCCCTCATCCGCCGGTTCACGTCGGCCCGGGTGGCGACCGGGGGGCTGGTGCTCCTCGGCCTGTCGCTGTGGGTCGTCGCCCTCGCGCCGAACTGGCCGGCGCTGGCGGCGGCGCTCCTCGTCGCCGGGGCGTTGGACGCGGTGGTCGACGTGGCGCAGAATGCGCACGGTCTACGGGTCCAGCGGCTCTACCGGCGGTCGATCCTCAACGGCTTCCACGGCATCTGGAGCATCGGTGCGGTGAGCGGTGGGCTGCTCGGGTCGCTCGCTGCGGGACTCCGGATCCCGCTCGTCGTCCACCTGGGCGCCTCGGCTCTCGTGTTCGGTGCCCTCGCGCTGCTGGCCTTCCGCGCGCTGCTCCCCGGGGACGACGAGGCCGACCGCGAGGACGGCCCGCTGCCCACCGGCGAGGCGACCCCCGCGGTCGTCCCGGCGACCGGCCGGCGGGCCGTCGTCCTCGCGCTGGCCGCGCTCGGCTTCCTCGCCGCCTGCGGCGCCTTCGTGGAGGACGCCGGGGCATCCTGGAGCGCGCTCTACCTCCGCACGGAGCTCGCCGCCGGTGCCGCCACGGCGGGGCTGGGCTTCGTCGCGCTGCAGGGGGCCATGACGGTGGGACGGCTCACCGGTGACCGGGTGGTCGACCGCTTCGGTCAGCGCCGGGTGGCGCAGGTGGGCGGGGCCGTGATCGCGGGCGGCATGGGCCTGGCCCTCGCTCTCCCGTCCGTCGCGACCACGCTGGTGGGTTTCGCGCTGGCCGGCCTCGGCGTCGCCACGCTCATCCCCGCCGTCTACCACGCCGCCGACGAACTGCCCCGGCTGCGCCGTGGCACCGGACTGGCGGTGATCAACTGGCTGCTGCGCATCGGCTTCCTGCTGTCGCCGCCGCTGATCGGGGTGCTGGCCGACGCCACGAGCCGGCGGGCGGCCCTGCTGACCGTGGTCGCGGCCGGGCTCGGCGCCCTGCTGCTCGGCGGGGCCCTCCGCTCCCGGGCGGCCGCGCCCGGGTGA
- a CDS encoding TetR/AcrR family transcriptional regulator: MSEAPARRARRHDPGRRDRLVDTTLDVIARHGVAGATHRAIAHAADVPLGSITYHFATLEELLTAAFTRHVDTVAPRFDERMRAAENHDAVLDYLTDHLTGDLLGSARDLVLTVELYVAAARNPALRAVTQDWMARSRRSLERHFDPVTARELDALVEGLVLHSALSTDPMHRDQIRHALARLTR, translated from the coding sequence GTGTCGGAGGCGCCGGCACGGCGGGCCCGCAGGCACGACCCCGGGCGCCGGGACCGGCTGGTGGACACGACGCTGGACGTCATCGCCCGGCACGGGGTCGCCGGCGCCACCCACCGGGCCATCGCCCACGCCGCCGACGTACCCCTCGGCTCGATCACGTACCACTTCGCCACGCTCGAGGAGCTGCTCACGGCCGCCTTCACGCGGCACGTAGACACCGTCGCCCCGCGGTTCGACGAGCGGATGCGGGCGGCCGAGAACCACGACGCGGTGCTCGACTACCTCACCGACCACCTCACCGGCGACCTGCTGGGCTCCGCCCGTGACCTCGTCCTCACCGTCGAGCTCTACGTCGCCGCCGCCCGGAACCCGGCACTGCGCGCGGTCACCCAGGATTGGATGGCCCGCAGCCGCCGGAGCCTCGAGCGTCACTTCGACCCCGTGACCGCCCGCGAGCTGGACGCGCTGGTGGAGGGGCTGGTGCTGCACAGCGCGCTCTCGACCGACCCGATGCACCGCGACCAGATCCGGCACGCGCTCGCTCGGCTCACGCGGTGA
- a CDS encoding sugar O-acetyltransferase yields MDDSRTMRERMLAGDLYIADDPEIGEQSAAALDLMAAYNATTVRQAPLRRQLLEELLGEVGEGTEIRPPVFVDYGAHIRIGARCFANFGLVALDVAPITIGDDVQIGPNVQLLTPTHPIEAVPRRQKWEAAQPITIGDNVWLGGGAIVLPGVTIGENTVVGAGSVVTRDLPANVVAVGNPARVVRSLADEG; encoded by the coding sequence ATGGACGACTCAAGGACCATGCGCGAGCGGATGCTCGCCGGTGACCTGTACATCGCCGACGACCCGGAGATCGGCGAGCAGAGCGCGGCGGCCCTGGACCTGATGGCCGCCTACAACGCCACCACGGTTCGCCAGGCCCCGCTCCGGCGGCAGCTGCTGGAAGAACTCCTCGGCGAGGTCGGCGAGGGCACCGAGATCCGGCCGCCCGTCTTCGTCGACTACGGCGCCCACATCCGGATCGGCGCCCGCTGCTTCGCCAACTTCGGTCTGGTGGCCCTCGACGTCGCCCCGATCACCATCGGCGACGACGTCCAGATCGGGCCCAACGTCCAGCTGCTGACACCGACGCATCCGATCGAAGCGGTGCCCCGGCGGCAGAAGTGGGAGGCGGCGCAGCCGATCACCATCGGCGACAACGTCTGGCTGGGCGGCGGCGCCATCGTGCTGCCCGGCGTCACCATCGGGGAGAACACCGTCGTGGGTGCCGGTTCCGTGGTCACCCGCGACCTGCCCGCCAACGTGGTCGCCGTCGGCAACCCCGCGCGCGTGGTCCGGTCACTGGCCGACGAGGGCTGA
- a CDS encoding flavodoxin family protein, with protein MPRLLVVHHTPSPNLQAVLEAVREGVAMVEEVELVVRPALSAGAADLLEADGVVLGTPANIGYMSGALKHFFDTVYYPCLDATVGLPFGVYVHGGDDTAGALAAIAKITGALRWKQVAAPLSLTGPPTAADLEACRELAATVAVTL; from the coding sequence ATGCCGCGGCTGCTCGTCGTCCACCACACCCCGTCGCCCAACCTCCAGGCGGTGCTGGAGGCGGTCCGGGAGGGCGTGGCCATGGTCGAGGAGGTCGAGCTCGTCGTGCGGCCGGCACTGTCCGCCGGGGCCGCCGACCTGCTGGAGGCCGACGGTGTCGTGCTCGGGACGCCGGCCAACATCGGCTACATGTCCGGTGCGCTCAAGCACTTCTTCGACACCGTCTACTACCCGTGCCTCGACGCGACGGTCGGCCTGCCCTTCGGGGTCTACGTGCACGGCGGGGACGACACCGCCGGCGCCCTGGCCGCGATCGCGAAGATCACCGGGGCGCTGCGCTGGAAGCAGGTCGCGGCACCGCTGAGCCTCACCGGCCCGCCCACGGCGGCCGATCTGGAGGCGTGCCGCGAACTCGCGGCCACCGTGGCCGTCACCCTCTGA
- a CDS encoding DUF2254 domain-containing protein, with protein sequence MPGNAWAAVRARVRGSLWPIPVLGIVVAVGLGVALPALDEMLASRPDGHPLALAFGGGPSAARDLLAAIAGSLISVTGLTFSFTVVALQLASSQHSPRLLQTFVTDRVVQLTLAQLVATFVYALTVLRTVRTESATNDESAFVPRLSVTVAFALTLVSVVAIVLFLAHLARSLRVETMYRDVHDEATETYARELPAQDDQDDEPGVDLPAGSGRPLTARSSGFVVDADHRAIVAAATEVGVTVLLGARIGDSVVAGTPLASVWPADTDADLEPLEDALHDGVRLGFERSPTRDIAYSLRKVVDIAVRALSPGTNDPTTAVHGLSHVSALLVELVARPPRPSAFRDDDGVLRLIVPQWDVASLMRLGLEEPIQFASGQPAVLRRIAGLLREVAWRAPRGVLDHDIEGYLRQVVDLSRESTAVSDAEIESWEQWVSDALAGRWVPARPEGSIVRG encoded by the coding sequence GTGCCTGGTAACGCATGGGCGGCGGTCCGGGCCCGCGTCCGCGGTTCCCTCTGGCCGATACCCGTGCTGGGCATCGTCGTCGCCGTCGGCCTCGGTGTGGCGCTGCCGGCGCTCGACGAGATGCTCGCCTCCCGGCCCGACGGACATCCCCTCGCCCTCGCATTCGGCGGCGGCCCCTCGGCGGCCCGTGACCTGCTGGCCGCCATCGCCGGCTCGCTCATCTCGGTGACCGGCCTGACGTTCTCCTTCACCGTGGTCGCGCTCCAGCTCGCCAGCAGCCAGCACTCGCCGCGGCTGCTCCAGACGTTCGTCACCGACCGGGTCGTCCAGCTGACCCTCGCCCAGCTGGTGGCGACCTTCGTCTACGCGCTCACCGTGCTGCGGACGGTGCGGACCGAGAGCGCGACGAACGACGAGAGCGCGTTCGTCCCGCGCCTGTCGGTCACCGTCGCGTTCGCGCTGACCCTCGTCAGCGTCGTCGCCATCGTGCTCTTCCTCGCCCACCTGGCCCGGTCGCTGCGGGTGGAGACGATGTACCGCGACGTCCACGACGAGGCGACCGAGACCTACGCCCGCGAGCTGCCGGCACAGGACGACCAGGACGACGAGCCGGGGGTCGACCTGCCGGCCGGATCCGGCCGGCCGCTGACGGCCCGCTCCAGCGGGTTCGTGGTCGACGCCGACCACCGGGCGATCGTGGCGGCGGCGACCGAGGTCGGCGTCACGGTGCTCCTCGGGGCGCGGATCGGCGATTCCGTCGTGGCCGGGACGCCGCTGGCCTCCGTCTGGCCCGCCGACACGGACGCGGATCTCGAACCTCTGGAGGATGCGCTGCACGACGGTGTGCGACTGGGGTTCGAGCGCTCCCCGACCCGCGACATCGCCTACAGCCTGCGCAAGGTCGTCGACATCGCCGTCCGCGCGCTGTCACCCGGGACGAACGACCCGACCACCGCCGTCCACGGGCTCTCCCACGTCTCCGCCCTGCTGGTCGAGCTGGTGGCGCGGCCACCGCGGCCGTCGGCCTTCCGCGACGACGACGGCGTCCTGCGCCTCATCGTGCCCCAGTGGGACGTCGCCAGTCTCATGCGGCTGGGGCTCGAGGAGCCGATCCAGTTCGCCTCCGGACAGCCGGCCGTCCTCCGCCGCATCGCCGGGCTGCTGCGCGAAGTGGCCTGGCGCGCACCGCGCGGCGTGCTCGACCACGACATCGAGGGCTACCTGCGGCAGGTGGTCGACCTGTCCCGGGAATCCACCGCGGTCAGCGACGCCGAGATCGAGAGCTGGGAACAGTGGGTCAGCGACGCGCTGGCGGGCCGGTGGGTGCCCGCCCGCCCGGAAGGGTCGATCGTCAGAGGGTGA
- a CDS encoding DUF1330 domain-containing protein: MAVDPRGADLKRYLQEDPGGPVVMLNLLRYAEGGRELYARYAEALSSTFLPRYGAEVLYAGDGSTSLVAEDGQAWDAVLLVRYPSRQAFSAMVADPEYQQVTELRTRALTEAVLQATSAW, encoded by the coding sequence ATGGCTGTCGATCCCCGCGGTGCCGACCTCAAGCGCTACCTCCAGGAGGACCCGGGCGGGCCGGTGGTGATGCTCAACCTGCTGCGCTACGCCGAGGGCGGCCGGGAGCTGTATGCCCGGTACGCCGAGGCCCTGAGCAGCACCTTCCTGCCGCGCTACGGCGCGGAGGTGCTCTACGCCGGCGACGGCTCGACGTCGCTCGTCGCCGAGGACGGTCAGGCCTGGGACGCCGTCCTGCTGGTGCGCTATCCCTCCCGCCAGGCGTTCAGCGCGATGGTGGCCGACCCCGAGTACCAGCAGGTCACCGAGTTGCGGACCCGCGCGCTCACCGAGGCCGTCCTGCAGGCGACCAGTGCCTGGTAA
- a CDS encoding patatin-like phospholipase family protein encodes MTRVGLVLGGGGVVGQAYHSGVLAVLQNDVGFDARTADIIVGTSAGSITGTLLRLGVSAEDLAAWTVKAPLSGNDDVLRQIAEAPIPELAPLRPLELIRRPMRLPGRHMVGRALSRPLLFRPMAAGMALMAPGRHDILEQLAALRELERPEWPQPDLWICAVRRRDGRRVVFGRPGAPEAPIHRAVGASCAVPGYFAPVRIGRHSYVDGGAHSPTNAAVLRGRQLDVVIVLAPMSGPAGWRPGVLPSVRRYSDRLLRREVRALEAEGVRTVVFTPGPGEQQVMGNDMMSRARLDEVIQQSFLTAGAYASTSEVAGLLRSAARREE; translated from the coding sequence GTGACACGCGTGGGCCTCGTGCTGGGTGGCGGCGGCGTCGTCGGGCAGGCGTACCACTCCGGCGTCCTCGCCGTCCTGCAGAACGATGTCGGGTTCGACGCCCGCACCGCCGACATCATCGTCGGCACGTCGGCGGGATCGATCACCGGCACGTTGCTGCGGCTGGGCGTCTCCGCCGAGGACCTGGCGGCCTGGACGGTGAAGGCGCCCCTGTCCGGGAACGACGACGTGCTGCGGCAGATCGCGGAGGCCCCGATCCCCGAGCTGGCGCCGCTCCGCCCGCTGGAGCTGATCCGGCGGCCCATGCGGCTGCCGGGCCGGCACATGGTGGGGCGGGCGCTGTCCCGGCCGTTGCTGTTCCGCCCCATGGCGGCCGGCATGGCCCTCATGGCCCCGGGCCGGCACGACATCCTCGAGCAGCTGGCCGCGCTGCGGGAGCTCGAGCGCCCGGAGTGGCCGCAGCCGGACCTGTGGATCTGCGCCGTGCGGCGGCGCGACGGACGCCGGGTGGTCTTCGGCCGGCCGGGTGCACCGGAGGCGCCGATCCACCGGGCGGTCGGCGCGTCCTGCGCGGTGCCCGGCTACTTCGCGCCGGTGCGCATCGGCCGGCACAGCTACGTCGACGGCGGCGCCCACTCACCGACGAACGCGGCGGTCCTGCGCGGTCGGCAACTGGACGTCGTCATCGTTCTCGCGCCCATGAGCGGGCCGGCCGGCTGGCGTCCCGGCGTCCTGCCGTCGGTCCGCCGGTACTCCGACCGCCTGCTCCGGCGGGAGGTGCGGGCGCTGGAGGCGGAGGGGGTGCGGACGGTCGTCTTCACCCCGGGTCCGGGGGAGCAGCAGGTCATGGGCAACGACATGATGTCGCGCGCACGCCTCGACGAGGTCATCCAGCAGTCGTTCCTGACCGCAGGGGCCTACGCCTCGACGTCGGAGGTGGCCGGGCTGCTCCGGTCGGCGGCCCGCCGCGAGGAGTGA
- the mqo gene encoding malate dehydrogenase (quinone) — MTTESGVVAGRGIPDSANPDVVLIGGGIMSATLAALIDVVAPQWSVTVFESAGDVATESSDAWNNAGTGHAALCELNYTPAGPDGRVDPAKAVTINEQFQVSRQFWSYLVRGGMTGSPKDFITPVPHLSFVTGEAGRSYMRARHEALAAQPLFEGLQYTEDAAELAQWVPLMMAGREPSETVAATRSVAGTDVNFGSLTRLLFQDAETRGLTVHRNQRVQGLDKESDGRWKVTVRDTRTGEPRTVRARFVFVGAGGGALPLLQRAGIPEIRGFGGFPVSGQFLRTTSPELVGRHQAKVYGQAAVGAPPMSVPHLDLRLIDGDHSLLFGPYAGFSPKFLKAGSLVDLPRSVTPDNLGSMLGVARTEMGLTRYLVKEVLQSRSARHATLTDFVPLAEEHEWDLITAGQRVQVIKRDAATGRGVLQFGTELVVGGDGTIAGLLGASPGASTAVSAMLTLLEQCFPDRMPAWRPALQEAIPSYGRRLSEEPGLLAEVRAETMQVLELNG; from the coding sequence GTGACAACCGAGAGCGGCGTAGTAGCCGGGCGCGGCATCCCCGACAGCGCGAACCCCGACGTGGTCCTCATCGGTGGCGGCATCATGAGCGCCACGCTGGCCGCCCTGATCGACGTCGTCGCGCCGCAGTGGAGCGTCACCGTCTTCGAGTCCGCCGGCGACGTCGCGACCGAGAGCTCGGACGCCTGGAACAACGCAGGCACCGGCCACGCGGCGCTGTGCGAGCTGAACTACACCCCCGCAGGCCCGGACGGCCGGGTCGACCCGGCCAAGGCCGTGACGATCAACGAGCAGTTCCAGGTGTCCCGGCAGTTCTGGTCCTACCTGGTGCGTGGGGGCATGACCGGCTCCCCCAAGGACTTCATCACCCCGGTCCCCCACCTCAGCTTCGTCACCGGCGAGGCCGGCCGTTCCTACATGCGCGCCCGCCACGAGGCCCTGGCCGCGCAGCCGCTGTTCGAGGGGCTGCAGTACACCGAGGACGCCGCCGAGCTGGCGCAGTGGGTTCCGCTGATGATGGCCGGCCGCGAGCCGTCGGAGACCGTCGCCGCGACCCGCTCGGTCGCCGGGACCGACGTGAACTTCGGCTCCCTCACCCGCCTGCTGTTCCAGGACGCGGAGACCCGCGGCCTCACGGTGCACCGCAACCAGCGCGTCCAGGGCCTCGACAAGGAATCCGACGGTCGCTGGAAGGTCACGGTGCGGGACACGCGTACCGGCGAGCCGCGGACGGTGCGGGCCCGGTTCGTCTTCGTCGGTGCCGGCGGGGGCGCCCTGCCGCTGCTGCAGCGCGCGGGCATCCCGGAGATCCGCGGATTCGGCGGCTTCCCGGTCAGCGGCCAGTTCCTGCGCACCACGTCGCCCGAGCTGGTCGGCCGCCACCAGGCGAAGGTGTACGGGCAGGCCGCGGTCGGCGCGCCGCCCATGTCGGTGCCGCACCTGGACCTCCGCCTCATCGACGGCGACCACTCGCTGCTCTTCGGCCCGTACGCCGGGTTCTCGCCGAAGTTCCTCAAGGCCGGGTCGTTGGTCGACCTGCCGCGCAGCGTCACGCCGGACAACCTGGGCTCGATGCTCGGCGTCGCGCGCACCGAGATGGGGCTGACCCGCTACCTGGTCAAGGAGGTGCTGCAGTCCCGCTCCGCGCGGCACGCGACGCTGACGGACTTCGTGCCCCTGGCCGAGGAGCACGAGTGGGACCTGATCACCGCCGGGCAGCGCGTCCAGGTGATCAAGCGCGACGCGGCGACCGGCCGCGGCGTCCTCCAGTTCGGCACCGAACTGGTCGTCGGCGGGGACGGCACGATCGCCGGCCTGCTCGGCGCCTCCCCCGGCGCCTCCACCGCGGTGTCGGCCATGCTGACCCTGCTGGAGCAGTGCTTCCCCGACCGGATGCCGGCCTGGCGCCCGGCGCTGCAGGAGGCCATCCCCTCCTACGGACGCCGGCTGTCCGAGGAGCCGGGGCTCCTCGCCGAGGTGCGGGCCGAGACCATGCAGGTGCTCGAGCTCAACGGCTGA
- a CDS encoding YchJ family protein translates to MPSLRCPCGSGLPLDECCGRLHDGTATAATAEQLMRSRYSAFALGDPGYLLATWHSTTRPPVLELDPDVHWTGLDLLATTGGTLLSAEGTVEFRASYRVSGRTGAQHERSRFVREDGRWRYLDGVSVT, encoded by the coding sequence GTGCCGTCCCTGCGCTGCCCCTGCGGCAGCGGCCTCCCCCTCGACGAGTGCTGCGGCCGGCTGCACGACGGGACGGCGACGGCGGCGACCGCCGAGCAGCTGATGCGCTCGCGGTACAGCGCCTTCGCCCTCGGCGACCCCGGCTACCTGCTCGCCACGTGGCACTCCACGACCCGGCCGCCGGTCCTGGAACTCGACCCGGACGTGCACTGGACCGGTCTGGACCTCCTGGCCACGACCGGCGGGACGCTGCTGAGCGCCGAGGGCACCGTGGAGTTCCGCGCCTCCTACCGGGTCAGCGGTCGAACCGGCGCCCAGCACGAGCGCAGCCGGTTCGTCCGCGAGGACGGCCGGTGGCGCTACCTCGACGGCGTCTCGGTGACCTGA
- a CDS encoding alpha-amylase family glycosyl hydrolase, with protein sequence MSTTGAREPGWVQDVIWWHVYPLGFVGAEREAGPDQAVVHRLGHVAGWLDHAVELGASGLALGPVFASGTHGYDTTDHLRVDPRLGDDADLDALIAACRERGLRVLLDGVFNHVGRGHPAFRAVLEHGPATPTASWFRLRWPDGADAWRPGTEPEYDDFEGHSALVALHHDEPAVADHVVEVMTSWLDRGVDGWRLDAAYAVPTSFWAGVADRVRARHPDAYLMGEVIHGDYAGFVAGAHVDAVTQYELWKAVWSSLNDGNFFELDAALTRHGGFLDSFVPYTFLGNHDVTRIASRLTDERHLAHALVVLLTTGGTPAIYAGDEHAFRGVKEDRAGGDDAVRPPFPATPRELSPLGLPTYSLHRELIGLRRRHRWLHTARTRTLHLANEQLVYEAVGDGGRLVVALSVGDRPAEVPAAGVRVVLAGNAEVADDRVRLPAHGWAVLEG encoded by the coding sequence ATGTCGACGACGGGCGCCCGCGAGCCGGGCTGGGTGCAGGACGTCATCTGGTGGCACGTGTACCCGCTGGGGTTCGTCGGCGCCGAGCGTGAGGCCGGCCCGGACCAGGCCGTCGTCCACCGGCTCGGCCATGTCGCCGGATGGCTGGACCACGCGGTCGAGCTGGGTGCCTCCGGTCTCGCCCTGGGGCCGGTGTTCGCCTCCGGGACCCACGGCTACGACACCACCGACCACCTGCGCGTCGACCCTCGGCTCGGGGACGACGCCGACCTCGACGCGCTGATCGCCGCCTGCCGGGAGCGCGGGCTCCGGGTGCTGCTCGACGGGGTGTTCAACCACGTGGGCCGCGGCCACCCGGCGTTCCGGGCGGTGCTGGAGCACGGGCCGGCCACGCCGACAGCCTCGTGGTTCCGGCTGCGCTGGCCGGACGGCGCGGACGCGTGGCGGCCGGGCACCGAACCGGAGTACGACGACTTCGAGGGGCACTCCGCCCTCGTCGCGCTGCACCACGACGAGCCGGCGGTGGCCGACCACGTCGTCGAGGTCATGACCTCCTGGCTCGACCGGGGGGTCGACGGCTGGCGGCTGGACGCGGCCTACGCCGTCCCGACGTCGTTCTGGGCCGGGGTGGCCGATCGCGTGCGCGCCCGGCACCCGGACGCCTATCTCATGGGCGAGGTCATCCACGGCGACTACGCCGGCTTCGTGGCCGGGGCGCACGTCGACGCGGTCACGCAGTACGAGTTGTGGAAAGCGGTCTGGAGCTCGCTCAACGACGGCAACTTCTTCGAGCTCGACGCGGCGCTCACCCGGCACGGCGGCTTCCTCGACTCGTTCGTGCCATACACCTTCCTGGGCAACCACGACGTCACCCGCATCGCCAGCCGGCTCACCGACGAGCGCCACCTCGCGCACGCGCTGGTCGTCCTGCTCACCACCGGCGGCACCCCGGCGATCTACGCCGGTGACGAGCACGCCTTCCGCGGGGTCAAGGAGGACCGCGCCGGAGGGGACGACGCCGTCCGGCCGCCGTTCCCGGCCACGCCGAGGGAGCTCTCGCCGTTGGGGTTGCCCACCTACTCGCTGCACCGGGAGCTGATCGGCCTGCGCCGCCGGCACCGGTGGCTGCACACGGCGCGGACGAGGACCCTGCACCTGGCCAACGAGCAGCTGGTCTACGAGGCGGTGGGCGACGGCGGACGGCTCGTCGTCGCCCTGTCGGTGGGGGACCGGCCGGCCGAGGTTCCCGCGGCCGGCGTCCGCGTGGTCCTCGCGGGGAACGCCGAGGTGGCCGATGACCGGGTGCGGCTGCCCGCCCACGGCTGGGCGGTCCTGGAAGGCTGA
- the mug gene encoding G/U mismatch-specific DNA glycosylase, which translates to MRDKPLPDVIAPDLDVLFCGINPSVMSAERGHHFARPGNRFWPAIHLAGFTPRLFAPDEDRQLPEHGLGITNVVARPTRAAAELTRDELREGAAALAELVAEFRPHVLAVLGITAWRVGFDRPKAVMGLQSERIGGAATWVVPNPSGLNAHFQVPDLARLYRQLRP; encoded by the coding sequence GTGCGCGACAAACCGCTGCCCGACGTCATCGCGCCGGACCTCGACGTGCTGTTCTGCGGGATCAACCCGTCGGTGATGTCGGCCGAGCGTGGGCACCACTTCGCCCGGCCGGGCAACCGCTTCTGGCCGGCCATCCACCTCGCGGGGTTCACGCCCCGGCTGTTCGCGCCCGACGAGGACCGGCAGCTGCCCGAGCACGGGCTCGGCATCACCAACGTCGTGGCCCGACCGACGCGGGCGGCCGCCGAGCTGACCCGCGACGAGTTGCGCGAGGGCGCCGCCGCACTGGCCGAACTGGTCGCCGAGTTCCGGCCCCACGTGCTGGCCGTCCTCGGCATCACGGCCTGGCGGGTCGGTTTCGACCGTCCGAAGGCCGTCATGGGCCTGCAGTCGGAGCGCATCGGCGGGGCGGCCACCTGGGTGGTGCCGAACCCGAGCGGCCTCAACGCCCACTTCCAGGTCCCCGACCTCGCGCGCCTCTACCGGCAGCTGCGCCCCTAG